In Streptomyces chartreusis, the following proteins share a genomic window:
- a CDS encoding protein phosphatase 2C domain-containing protein — protein MRTELVSEPGVPARPNEDFASVGLPASGQGGALVVLDGVTPPRGETGCLHSVPWFTARLGGALTELTVSLPDVPLADALARAITRTVEAHSQTCDLSHPRTPQATVVLARWSAETVEYLVLSDSALLTESPDGTITPYLDDRLARLPRASLATDALIDAHVRNKEGGFFTAAADPSVAARAVTGVLPRADVRALAALSDGAARWVEKFREGDWEDLFRFIRKEGARALVERVRALEAADAEERTYLRRSKTHDDATVVYVEL, from the coding sequence ATGCGAACTGAGCTTGTTTCGGAGCCCGGCGTTCCGGCCCGCCCCAACGAGGACTTCGCAAGTGTCGGCCTTCCCGCCTCGGGACAGGGCGGCGCACTGGTCGTCCTGGACGGAGTGACCCCGCCGCGGGGTGAGACGGGCTGTCTGCATTCCGTTCCCTGGTTCACCGCGCGGCTCGGCGGAGCCCTGACCGAACTGACCGTTTCACTCCCCGATGTTCCCCTCGCGGACGCGCTCGCCCGCGCCATCACGCGTACCGTTGAGGCACACTCACAAACCTGTGACCTTTCTCACCCACGAACCCCACAAGCAACCGTGGTTCTGGCGCGCTGGTCGGCCGAGACGGTGGAGTACCTGGTCCTGTCGGACTCGGCCCTGCTGACGGAGTCCCCGGACGGCACGATCACGCCATACCTGGACGACCGCCTGGCCCGCCTCCCGCGCGCCTCGCTCGCCACGGACGCCCTGATCGACGCTCATGTCCGCAACAAGGAGGGCGGCTTCTTCACGGCCGCGGCGGATCCGTCGGTCGCGGCGCGGGCGGTGACCGGGGTGCTGCCGCGGGCCGACGTCCGGGCGCTGGCGGCGCTCTCGGACGGCGCGGCGCGGTGGGTGGAGAAGTTCCGGGAGGGGGACTGGGAGGACCTGTTCCGGTTCATCCGGAAGGAGGGGGCGCGGGCCCTGGTGGAACGGGTGCGGGCGCTGGAGGCGGCCGACGCCGAGGAGCGGACGTATCTGCGGCGGAGCAAGACGCACGACGACGCGACGGTCGTGTACGTCGAGCTCTGA
- a CDS encoding MarR family winged helix-turn-helix transcriptional regulator gives MHEDGNGDGPRGGSGVSGGGLDQPEFLDLERELTVLFRRARAKQGEMAREVHPDLESAAYGLLVRLDDAGRQRATELAAYIGVGKATMSRQLRALEDLGLVAREPDPADGRAWLVHLTEVGRGRVAKVREARRARYVEQLSHWDRREVAELARLLNQLNLGMEK, from the coding sequence GTGCACGAAGACGGAAACGGTGACGGGCCGCGAGGTGGATCCGGCGTGTCCGGTGGTGGTCTGGACCAGCCTGAATTCCTCGACCTGGAACGCGAGTTGACGGTCCTGTTCCGGCGCGCCCGGGCCAAGCAGGGCGAGATGGCCCGCGAGGTCCACCCCGACCTGGAGTCCGCCGCGTACGGCCTGTTGGTCCGTCTGGACGACGCCGGCCGCCAGCGGGCCACCGAGCTCGCCGCCTACATCGGCGTCGGCAAGGCCACCATGTCCCGGCAGCTGCGTGCCCTGGAGGACCTGGGCCTGGTCGCCCGCGAGCCGGACCCGGCCGACGGCCGGGCCTGGCTGGTGCACCTCACGGAGGTGGGGCGCGGACGGGTCGCCAAGGTCCGCGAGGCCCGGCGCGCCCGCTACGTGGAGCAGCTCTCGCACTGGGACCGCCGCGAGGTGGCGGAGCTGGCCCGGCTGCTGAACCAGCTCAACCTGGGAATGGAGAAGTAG
- a CDS encoding lysozyme: MPVHRPEPLRPRHTHLAGALLAAVLTLTLLVLTTRPASASADDTPPRGSAHMGMGVAAHDGVDGAPVSELAAQTEGVDVSSHQGNVAWSTLWNSGVKWAYVKATEGTYYTNPYFAQQYNGSYNVGMIRGAYHFATPDTTNGATQANYFVDHGGGWSRDGKTLPGVLDIEWNPYGDACYGKSTSAMVTWIRDFLNQYKSRTGRDAVIYTATSWWKQCTGNHSGFATANPLWVARYAAEVGELPAGWSYYTMWQYTSSGPTVGDHNRFNGALDRVVALANG, from the coding sequence ATGCCCGTGCACAGACCCGAACCGCTCCGCCCCCGGCACACCCATCTCGCCGGGGCTCTGCTCGCAGCCGTCCTGACCCTGACCCTCCTCGTACTGACCACCCGGCCCGCCTCCGCGTCGGCCGACGACACCCCGCCCCGCGGCTCCGCGCACATGGGCATGGGCGTCGCCGCCCACGACGGCGTGGACGGTGCCCCCGTCTCTGAGCTGGCCGCTCAGACCGAAGGCGTCGACGTCTCCAGCCATCAGGGCAACGTCGCCTGGTCGACCCTGTGGAACAGCGGGGTGAAGTGGGCCTACGTGAAGGCCACCGAGGGGACCTACTACACCAACCCCTACTTCGCCCAGCAGTACAACGGCTCCTACAACGTCGGAATGATCCGCGGCGCCTACCACTTCGCGACCCCGGACACCACCAATGGCGCAACCCAGGCGAACTATTTCGTCGACCACGGCGGCGGCTGGTCCCGCGACGGCAAGACCCTGCCGGGCGTCCTCGACATCGAGTGGAACCCGTACGGCGACGCCTGTTACGGCAAGTCCACGTCCGCGATGGTCACCTGGATCCGCGACTTCCTGAACCAGTACAAGTCCCGCACCGGCCGCGACGCCGTCATCTACACGGCGACGAGCTGGTGGAAGCAGTGCACCGGCAACCACAGCGGCTTCGCCACCGCCAACCCGCTGTGGGTCGCCCGGTACGCAGCCGAGGTCGGGGAACTCCCGGCCGGCTGGAGCTACTACACGATGTGGCAGTACACGTCCTCCGGCCCGACCGTCGGCGACCACAACAGATTCAACGGAGCCCTCGACAGGGTCGTGGCGCTCGCCAACGGCTAG
- the lon gene encoding endopeptidase La has product MASTSTSLTLPVLPLDDEVVLPGMVVPLDLNDADVRAAVEAAQAAARSTPGKPRVLLVPRIDGTYPGTGVLGTVEQVGRLADGDPGALIRGRGRVRIGAGTNGPGAALWVEGTRIDESVPEPLPGQVGELVKEYKALATAWLRKRGAWQVVDRVQAIDDVSQLADNSGYSPFLTTEQKIELLETADPVARLKLATQQLRDHLAEQDVAETIAKDVQEGVDKQQREFLLRRQLEAVRKELRELNGEQDGEESDDYRARVEAADLPENVREAALKEVDKLERSSDQSPEGSWIRTWLDTVLELPWNERTEDAYDIQGAKGVLDAEHAGLEDVKERITEYLAVRKRRSDRGLGVVGGRRGGAVLALVGPPGVGKTSLGESVAHAMGRKFVRVALGGVRDEAEIRGHRRTYVGALPGRIVRAIKEAGSMNPVVLLDEIDKVGSDFRGDPAAALLEVLDPAQNHTFRDHYLEVELDLSDVVFLATANVLEAIPEALLDRMELVRLDGYTEDEKIVIARDHLLPRQLERAGLNKDEVAIGDDALRRLAGEYTREAGVRNLERSIARLLRKVAAEHELGDRKLPFTIGQDDLRALIGRPHHVPESAQDPAERRTAVPGVATGLAVTGAGGDVLFVEASLADPETGAAGLTLTGQLGDVMKESAQIALSFLRSHGAELELPVADLKDRGVHIHFPAGAVPKDGPSAGVTMTTALASLLSGRLVRTDVAMTGEVSLTGRVLPIGGVKQKLLAAHRAGVTTVVIPKRNEPDLDDVPAEVLDKLDVHAVTDVRQVLELALAPATDGAVPEVPVAA; this is encoded by the coding sequence ATGGCTTCGACGTCCACTTCGCTCACCCTGCCCGTGCTGCCGCTCGACGACGAGGTAGTGCTGCCCGGAATGGTGGTCCCTCTGGACTTGAACGACGCCGATGTACGCGCCGCGGTGGAGGCCGCCCAGGCCGCCGCCCGCTCCACACCCGGGAAGCCCCGGGTGCTGCTGGTGCCACGCATCGACGGGACGTACCCGGGCACCGGTGTGCTCGGAACCGTCGAACAGGTCGGCCGGCTGGCCGACGGCGACCCGGGCGCCCTGATCCGCGGTCGCGGCAGGGTGCGCATCGGCGCCGGGACGAACGGACCGGGTGCCGCCCTGTGGGTCGAGGGAACGCGCATCGACGAGAGCGTGCCCGAGCCGCTGCCCGGACAGGTCGGCGAACTGGTGAAGGAGTACAAGGCCCTCGCCACCGCCTGGCTGCGCAAGCGCGGCGCCTGGCAGGTCGTGGACCGTGTGCAGGCCATCGACGACGTCTCCCAGCTCGCCGACAACTCCGGCTACTCGCCGTTCCTGACCACCGAGCAGAAGATCGAGCTGCTGGAGACCGCCGACCCGGTCGCCCGCCTCAAGCTCGCCACCCAGCAGCTGCGCGACCACCTCGCCGAGCAGGACGTCGCCGAGACCATCGCCAAGGACGTCCAGGAAGGCGTCGACAAGCAGCAGCGCGAGTTCCTGCTGCGGCGCCAGCTGGAAGCGGTCCGCAAGGAACTGCGCGAGCTGAACGGCGAACAGGACGGCGAGGAGTCCGACGACTACCGCGCCCGTGTGGAGGCCGCCGACCTGCCGGAGAACGTCCGCGAGGCGGCGCTCAAGGAGGTCGACAAGCTGGAGCGGTCCAGCGACCAGTCCCCCGAGGGCTCCTGGATCCGCACCTGGCTGGACACCGTCCTCGAACTGCCGTGGAACGAACGGACCGAGGACGCCTACGACATCCAGGGCGCCAAGGGCGTGCTGGACGCCGAGCACGCCGGCCTGGAGGACGTGAAGGAGCGGATCACCGAGTACCTGGCGGTGCGCAAGCGCCGCAGCGACCGCGGCCTGGGTGTCGTCGGCGGCCGGCGCGGCGGTGCCGTGCTGGCGCTGGTCGGCCCGCCCGGCGTGGGCAAGACCTCGCTCGGCGAGTCCGTCGCGCACGCGATGGGGCGCAAGTTCGTCCGGGTCGCCCTCGGCGGCGTCCGGGACGAGGCGGAGATCCGCGGACACCGGCGTACGTACGTCGGCGCGCTGCCCGGCCGGATCGTGCGGGCCATCAAGGAGGCCGGTTCGATGAACCCGGTGGTCCTCCTCGACGAGATCGACAAGGTGGGCTCCGACTTCCGCGGCGACCCCGCGGCGGCCCTCCTGGAGGTCCTGGACCCGGCCCAGAACCACACGTTCCGCGACCACTACCTGGAGGTCGAACTCGACCTGAGCGACGTGGTGTTCCTGGCGACGGCGAACGTCCTGGAGGCCATCCCCGAGGCGCTGCTCGACCGTATGGAACTGGTCCGGCTCGACGGCTACACCGAGGACGAGAAGATCGTCATCGCCCGTGACCACCTGCTCCCGCGCCAGCTGGAGCGGGCCGGCCTGAACAAGGACGAGGTCGCCATCGGCGACGACGCCCTGCGCAGGCTCGCGGGCGAGTACACGCGCGAGGCGGGCGTCCGCAACCTGGAGCGCTCCATCGCACGGCTGCTGCGCAAGGTGGCCGCCGAGCACGAACTGGGCGACCGGAAGCTGCCGTTCACGATCGGCCAGGACGATCTGCGCGCGCTGATCGGCCGGCCGCACCACGTGCCCGAGTCCGCGCAGGACCCGGCGGAGCGCCGCACCGCGGTGCCCGGCGTGGCGACCGGTCTCGCGGTCACCGGCGCGGGTGGTGACGTGCTGTTCGTGGAGGCGTCGCTGGCCGACCCGGAGACGGGCGCGGCGGGGCTGACCCTGACGGGCCAGCTGGGTGACGTGATGAAGGAGAGCGCACAGATCGCCCTGTCCTTCCTGCGCTCCCACGGCGCCGAACTGGAACTGCCGGTCGCGGACCTCAAGGACCGGGGCGTGCACATCCACTTCCCGGCGGGCGCCGTACCGAAGGACGGTCCGAGCGCCGGCGTCACGATGACGACGGCACTGGCGTCGCTGCTCTCGGGCCGTCTGGTCCGCACGGACGTGGCGATGACGGGCGAGGTCTCGCTGACCGGCCGGGTCCTGCCGATCGGCGGCGTGAAGCAGAAGCTGCTCGCGGCGCACCGCGCGGGTGTCACGACGGTCGTGATCCCGAAGCGCAACGAGCCCGACCTGGACGACGTCCCGGCCGAGGTGCTGGACAAGCTCGACGTCCACGCCGTGACCGACGTCCGCCAGGTCCTGGAACTGGCCCTGGCGCCGGCCACCGACGGCGCCGTCCCCGAGGTTCCGGTCGCGGCGTGA
- a CDS encoding rhomboid-like protein: protein MERTVAAGATGPAPERAPSSGADRTGDMVGRAGDAVLPDAAGLLDGMPQQRMPAGASAVSSPAPGLAEAGAGAREIAAPWARALALRPWRLLPTPTGTPFTFAYAVVLTVTSLIAVYADPALVHALHQGSSTDVAHLVHTPLTVLLASGLWTAGGIVAPYTICFLLVLTALERRIGGVRTAVVFLLGHVLATLATEVPVGLAVLAGHLPDSSLHRLDYGVSFGVATSIGALTGLLRPWLRWPVLALFGALLVQDLLGLADPLTDWGHLIALVIGVGLWPLVRRWRTASAH, encoded by the coding sequence GTGGAACGGACTGTGGCCGCGGGTGCGACGGGGCCGGCCCCGGAGCGGGCTCCTTCGAGTGGGGCCGACCGCACGGGTGACATGGTCGGCCGTGCCGGTGACGCGGTTCTCCCCGATGCGGCCGGGCTGCTGGACGGGATGCCGCAGCAGCGGATGCCGGCGGGTGCGTCCGCCGTCTCCTCCCCGGCGCCGGGTCTTGCCGAGGCCGGCGCGGGCGCACGCGAGATCGCGGCTCCGTGGGCCCGAGCCCTCGCCCTGCGCCCCTGGCGTCTGCTCCCCACCCCCACCGGCACACCGTTCACGTTCGCCTACGCCGTCGTCCTGACGGTGACCTCCCTGATAGCCGTGTACGCCGACCCCGCCCTGGTCCACGCCCTCCACCAGGGCTCCAGCACCGACGTGGCGCACCTCGTGCACACGCCCCTGACGGTGCTGCTCGCCAGTGGGCTCTGGACGGCCGGCGGGATCGTGGCGCCCTACACGATCTGCTTCCTGCTGGTGCTCACCGCGCTGGAGCGGCGCATCGGCGGTGTCCGCACGGCCGTCGTCTTCCTGCTCGGGCACGTCCTGGCCACCCTCGCGACCGAGGTGCCGGTCGGGCTCGCGGTGCTCGCCGGGCACCTTCCCGACAGTTCCCTGCACCGCCTCGACTACGGCGTCAGCTTCGGCGTCGCGACGAGTATCGGCGCGCTGACCGGGCTGCTCAGGCCGTGGCTGCGATGGCCGGTGCTGGCGCTGTTCGGCGCGCTGCTGGTCCAGGACCTGCTCGGCCTCGCCGACCCGCTGACCGACTGGGGGCATCTGATCGCCCTCGTCATCGGGGTCGGGCTGTGGCCGCTCGTGCGGCGCTGGCGCACGGCCTCCGCGCACTGA
- a CDS encoding spermidine synthase — MPTSYDVPEVLDRREGPHGEIVLRRHGELLQIIANGCFLMDTSDGRSERLLVDAALDALDGRPAPHLLIGGLGVGFSLAHAAADPRPGRIAVVERESAIIGWHLDGPLADFSARAVADPRTEILETDLVRYVHETSDTYDALCLDIDNGPGWTVTEGNESLYSPDGLAACTRVLRPGGVLAVWSAQPSPEFEETLRNAGFQQVRTEEIPVARGVPDVVHLAVRPG, encoded by the coding sequence ATGCCCACTTCGTACGACGTCCCCGAAGTCCTGGATCGCCGTGAGGGCCCGCACGGCGAGATCGTGCTGCGGCGGCACGGCGAACTGCTTCAGATCATCGCCAACGGCTGCTTCCTCATGGACACTTCCGACGGCCGTTCGGAGCGGCTGCTGGTCGACGCCGCGCTCGACGCGCTGGACGGACGGCCGGCACCGCACCTGCTGATCGGCGGACTCGGCGTCGGCTTCTCGCTCGCACACGCCGCCGCCGATCCCCGCCCGGGACGGATCGCCGTCGTCGAGCGCGAGAGCGCGATTATCGGCTGGCATCTCGACGGCCCCTTGGCGGACTTCTCCGCCCGCGCCGTCGCCGACCCTCGCACCGAGATTCTGGAAACGGATCTCGTGAGGTACGTACATGAGACTTCCGACACGTATGACGCACTGTGTCTCGACATCGACAACGGCCCCGGATGGACCGTCACCGAGGGCAACGAAAGTCTCTACTCACCGGACGGACTCGCCGCCTGCACACGGGTGTTGAGGCCGGGAGGGGTACTCGCGGTATGGTCCGCACAGCCCTCTCCGGAATTCGAAGAAACCTTGCGTAATGCCGGATTCCAACAGGTGCGTACCGAAGAGATCCCCGTTGCCCGGGGCGTTCCGGACGTCGTACACCTCGCCGTACGACCTGGATAG
- a CDS encoding response regulator transcription factor: MEQTHTSHNGTAATPGAQRRVLVVEDDPTIVDAIAARLRAEGFLVQTAGDGPAAVDTAEAWQPDLLILDIMLPGFDGLEVCRRVQAQRPVPVMMLTARDDETDMLVGLGVGADDYMTKPFSMRELAARVHVLLRRVERAALAATTPRSGILRLGELEIDHAQRRVRVRSEDVHLTPTEFDLLVCLANTPRAVLSREQLLAEVWDWADASGTRTVDSHIKALRRKIGAERIRTVHGVGYALETPTP, from the coding sequence ATGGAGCAGACACACACCTCCCACAACGGCACGGCGGCGACCCCGGGCGCGCAGCGCCGGGTCCTCGTGGTCGAGGACGATCCGACCATCGTGGACGCCATCGCGGCCCGCCTGCGTGCCGAGGGATTCCTTGTACAGACGGCCGGAGACGGTCCGGCGGCGGTCGACACGGCCGAGGCGTGGCAGCCCGACCTGCTGATCCTCGACATCATGCTGCCGGGCTTCGACGGTCTGGAGGTCTGCCGTCGCGTGCAGGCCCAGCGCCCGGTCCCGGTGATGATGCTGACCGCGCGTGACGACGAGACCGACATGCTGGTCGGGCTCGGCGTGGGCGCCGACGACTACATGACCAAGCCGTTCTCGATGCGGGAGCTCGCGGCGCGCGTGCACGTGCTGCTGCGCCGCGTCGAGCGGGCCGCGCTGGCCGCCACCACCCCGCGGTCGGGCATCCTGCGGCTCGGCGAGCTGGAGATCGACCACGCGCAGCGGCGCGTGCGGGTGCGCAGTGAGGACGTCCACCTCACGCCGACCGAGTTCGACCTGCTGGTGTGCCTGGCGAACACGCCGCGCGCGGTCCTCTCGCGCGAACAGCTGCTCGCCGAGGTCTGGGACTGGGCGGACGCCTCCGGCACCCGGACGGTCGACAGCCACATCAAGGCACTGCGCCGGAAGATCGGCGCCGAGCGGATCCGCACGGTGCACGGCGTGGGCTACGCCCTGGAGACACCGACGCCATGA
- a CDS encoding HAMP domain-containing sensor histidine kinase: MSDGPAARRGPGEPWGGVSPFSIKTKLGTLVVIAVLITTGLSMIAVRTQTELRFITVFSMIATLLITQFVAHSLTAPLDEMNTVARSISQGDYTRRVKENRRDELGDLAETINLMADELEAQDQQRKELVANVSHELRTPIAGLRAVLENVVDGIAPADPETMRTALKQTERLGRLVETLLDLSRLDNGVVPLRMRRFEVWPYLSGVLKEANMVASARGGMASGSGSHTRTDVHLHLDVSPPELTAHADPERIHQVVANLIDNAIKHSPPHGRVTVKARRGPLPESLELEVLDEGPGIPKSEWHKVFERFNRGAVRRPHGPGSDGGTGLGLAIARWAVDLHGGGIGVAESDRGCRILVTLPGQPSVQS, translated from the coding sequence ATGAGCGACGGGCCGGCCGCGCGGAGAGGCCCCGGGGAGCCCTGGGGCGGCGTCAGTCCGTTCTCGATCAAGACCAAGCTGGGCACTCTGGTCGTCATCGCGGTGCTGATCACGACAGGACTGTCGATGATCGCGGTGCGCACGCAGACGGAGCTCCGCTTCATCACGGTCTTCTCGATGATCGCCACACTGCTCATTACGCAGTTCGTGGCCCATTCGCTCACCGCACCGCTGGACGAGATGAACACGGTGGCCCGGTCCATCTCGCAGGGCGACTACACCCGCCGGGTGAAGGAGAACCGCAGGGACGAGCTGGGCGACCTGGCCGAGACGATCAACCTGATGGCCGACGAGCTGGAGGCCCAGGACCAGCAGCGCAAGGAGCTGGTGGCGAACGTCTCGCACGAGCTGCGCACCCCCATCGCGGGACTGCGGGCCGTCCTGGAGAACGTCGTCGACGGCATCGCCCCGGCCGACCCCGAGACCATGCGCACGGCCCTGAAGCAGACCGAGCGCCTCGGCCGGCTCGTGGAGACCCTGCTGGACCTGTCCCGCCTGGACAACGGCGTCGTACCGCTGCGCATGCGGCGCTTCGAGGTCTGGCCGTACCTGTCCGGCGTGCTGAAGGAGGCCAACATGGTCGCCTCCGCGCGCGGCGGCATGGCCTCCGGCTCCGGCAGCCACACCCGTACGGACGTCCATCTGCACCTCGACGTCTCCCCGCCGGAGCTGACCGCGCACGCCGACCCCGAGCGCATCCACCAGGTCGTCGCCAATCTCATCGACAACGCGATCAAGCACAGCCCGCCGCACGGCCGCGTGACGGTGAAGGCACGGCGCGGGCCGCTCCCGGAGTCGCTGGAGCTGGAGGTCCTGGACGAGGGTCCGGGCATCCCGAAGTCGGAGTGGCACAAGGTCTTCGAGCGCTTCAACCGGGGCGCGGTGCGCCGGCCGCACGGGCCGGGCAGCGACGGCGGCACGGGGCTCGGGCTGGCGATCGCGCGCTGGGCCGTGGATCTGCACGGAGGCGGGATCGGCGTGGCCGAATCCGATCGGGGCTGCCGGATTCTTGTCACACTTCCAGGGCAGCCTTCCGTTCAAAGTTGA